One genomic window of Acidimicrobiales bacterium includes the following:
- a CDS encoding ferritin-like domain-containing protein: protein MPTNAAYHLGATSKPMPMVYVDPERAVTDEQLAAVAEGTGLNGAFIADVLSDALMHERCGFHLYRSVAGRTNNPILKRRYQELGDETLTHVTVLEELIAAVGGDPGYVSPAARGTEKLDMGALEGSFMLSGSVDLMTQELMMLNAVVLAEAIDHANWETMAALGAACPDGPVKDAMVRAVEQVLPQEEEHVTWARDMRQRMILLQAQSKAMTRVGATMETMVARISSMFDDAPVPG from the coding sequence ATGCCGACCAACGCCGCCTACCACCTCGGGGCCACGTCGAAGCCCATGCCCATGGTGTATGTCGACCCCGAGCGGGCTGTCACCGACGAGCAGCTGGCCGCCGTGGCCGAGGGCACCGGCCTCAACGGGGCCTTCATCGCCGACGTGCTCTCCGACGCCCTCATGCACGAGCGCTGCGGGTTCCACCTGTACCGCTCGGTGGCGGGGCGCACCAACAACCCGATCCTGAAGCGCCGCTACCAGGAGCTCGGCGACGAGACCCTCACCCACGTCACCGTCCTGGAGGAGCTCATCGCCGCCGTGGGCGGCGACCCCGGCTACGTGAGCCCCGCGGCCCGGGGCACCGAGAAGCTGGACATGGGCGCCCTGGAGGGCTCGTTCATGCTGTCCGGCTCGGTGGACCTGATGACCCAGGAGCTGATGATGCTCAACGCCGTGGTGCTGGCCGAGGCCATCGACCACGCCAACTGGGAGACCATGGCCGCCCTGGGCGCGGCCTGCCCGGACGGACCGGTGAAGGACGCCATGGTCCGGGCCGTGGAGCAGGTCCTGCCCCAGGAGGAGGAGCACGTCACCTGGGCCCGCGACATGCGCCAGCGGATGATCCTGCTCCAGGCCCAGAGCAAGGCCATGACCCGGGTGGGGGCCACCATGGAGACGATGGTGGCCAGGATCAGTTCCATGTTCGACGACGCGCCGGTACCCGGCTGA
- a CDS encoding DNA polymerase ligase N-terminal domain-containing protein codes for MTPPDEDRLRRYRDKRDFSVTAEPAGAGPPPAGDGHRFVVQRHRARRLHYDVRLEMGGVLVSWAVPKGPTLDPDARRLAVHVEDHPLDYFDFEGTIPRGEYGGGDVIVWDWGTWSLAKGDDPLAAVEGGDLHVDLAGERLAGRFVFVRKGGGDDWLLLHKHDDHAVAGWDAEDHPTSVKTGRTNDEVRAAGDATWSSTEGLVTGGAGPGDEAMADGARPEIPTWDPPTPDELAALDALGAKGEWELQGRTLKLTNLDKVLFPGREGGEAVTKRDVIRYHARVAPALLPYLYDRPVNTLRFPDGVERPGFWHKEAPSHAPSWITRWTYPDADPGDTQTYIVADSPPALAWLANYAALELSPWTSPASAWRQPTWALIDLDPGPKSTFDDVIVLARLHKVALDRVGVQAGAKVTGKRGIQIWIPVAPGPSFDDTRGWVETISRAVGKVVPEMVSWAWTKRDRGGLARLDYTQNAINKTLVAPFTTRPAPGAPVSVPIAWEELDDPDLAPDRWTVRTVLDRLATTGDPLRPLVGLPQRLPDL; via the coding sequence ATGACCCCCCCGGACGAGGACCGGCTCCGGCGCTACCGGGACAAGCGGGACTTCTCGGTCACGGCGGAGCCGGCGGGCGCCGGCCCGCCGCCGGCCGGGGACGGCCACCGCTTCGTCGTCCAGCGCCACCGAGCCCGGCGCCTGCACTACGACGTCCGGCTGGAGATGGGCGGGGTCCTGGTCAGCTGGGCCGTCCCCAAGGGTCCCACCCTGGACCCCGACGCCCGCCGGTTGGCCGTGCACGTCGAGGACCACCCACTCGACTACTTCGACTTCGAGGGCACCATCCCCCGCGGCGAGTACGGCGGGGGCGACGTCATCGTCTGGGACTGGGGCACGTGGTCGCTGGCGAAGGGTGACGACCCGCTGGCCGCGGTCGAGGGTGGCGACCTGCACGTCGACCTGGCCGGGGAGCGGTTGGCCGGGCGCTTCGTCTTCGTGCGCAAGGGCGGGGGCGACGACTGGCTGCTCCTCCACAAGCACGACGACCACGCCGTGGCCGGCTGGGACGCCGAGGACCACCCCACCTCGGTCAAGACCGGCCGCACCAACGACGAGGTGCGGGCCGCCGGCGACGCCACCTGGTCCTCGACCGAGGGCCTGGTCACCGGGGGGGCCGGGCCCGGCGACGAGGCGATGGCGGACGGGGCCCGGCCCGAGATCCCCACGTGGGACCCGCCCACCCCCGACGAGCTGGCCGCCCTCGACGCGCTGGGGGCCAAGGGCGAGTGGGAGCTGCAGGGCCGGACCCTCAAGCTCACCAACCTGGACAAGGTGCTGTTCCCGGGGCGGGAGGGCGGCGAGGCGGTGACCAAGCGCGACGTGATCCGCTACCACGCCCGCGTGGCCCCGGCCCTGCTGCCGTACCTCTACGACCGGCCCGTGAACACCCTCCGCTTCCCCGACGGGGTCGAACGCCCGGGCTTCTGGCACAAGGAAGCCCCGTCGCACGCGCCGTCGTGGATCACCCGGTGGACCTACCCGGACGCGGATCCGGGCGATACCCAGACCTACATCGTGGCCGACAGCCCGCCCGCCCTGGCCTGGCTGGCCAACTACGCGGCCCTCGAGCTCAGCCCCTGGACGTCGCCGGCCTCGGCCTGGCGCCAGCCCACCTGGGCGCTGATCGACCTCGACCCCGGGCCCAAGAGCACCTTCGACGACGTGATCGTCCTGGCCCGCCTGCACAAGGTGGCCCTCGACCGCGTCGGCGTGCAGGCCGGGGCCAAGGTCACCGGCAAGCGGGGCATCCAGATCTGGATCCCGGTGGCGCCCGGGCCGTCCTTCGACGACACCCGGGGGTGGGTGGAGACCATCTCGCGGGCGGTGGGGAAGGTGGTGCCCGAGATGGTGAGCTGGGCCTGGACCAAGCGCGACCGGGGCGGGCTGGCCCGCCTCGACTACACCCAGAACGCCATCAACAAGACGCTGGTGGCGCCGTTCACCACCCGCCCCGCCCCGGGCGCGCCGGTCTCGGTGCCCATCGCCTGGGAGGAGCTGGACGACCCCGACCTCGCCCCCGACCGGTGGACGGTGCGCACCGTGCTCGATCGCCTGGCCACCACCGGGGACCCGCTCCGGCCCCTGGTCGGCCTGCCGCAGCGCCTGCCCGACCTGTAG
- a CDS encoding DUF3618 domain-containing protein: MRHDIEQTRARMTGTVDAIGDRVSPGRVVGRRMDKVRRVSTRVRHQVMGPPRQAVGAASSGVSGATSTVSGAASAVSEAASSLGDQVAQAPDRIRQGTEGNPLAAGAVAFGLGVLVGSMAPPTREEVEVAGKVLDPLQEQATAMGQEVAGAAREAATEAMSEVRDQAQEAQQQVTERAQEAQQQVTERAQGAKDQVTGS; the protein is encoded by the coding sequence GGCGACCGGGTCAGTCCCGGGCGGGTGGTGGGTCGCCGCATGGACAAGGTGCGTCGAGTCTCCACCCGTGTCCGCCACCAGGTCATGGGGCCCCCACGCCAGGCGGTGGGCGCCGCCAGCTCGGGCGTCTCGGGTGCCACCTCCACGGTGTCCGGCGCGGCTTCGGCGGTGTCCGAGGCGGCCTCGTCGCTCGGCGACCAGGTCGCCCAGGCGCCCGACCGCATCCGGCAGGGCACCGAGGGCAACCCCCTGGCCGCGGGAGCCGTGGCCTTCGGCCTCGGCGTCCTGGTCGGGTCGATGGCCCCGCCCACTCGGGAGGAGGTCGAGGTGGCCGGCAAGGTCCTGGATCCCCTCCAGGAACAGGCCACCGCCATGGGGCAGGAGGTGGCCGGCGCGGCGCGCGAGGCCGCCACCGAGGCCATGTCCGAGGTGCGCGACCAGGCCCAGGAGGCCCAGCAGCAGGTCACCGAGCGGGCCCAGGAGGCCCAGCAGCAGGTCACCGAGCGGGCCCAGGGGGCCAAGGACCAGGTCACCGGCTCCTGA